CGCCACCAGTACGGCCAGACCGCCCCAGACCGCGAGGGACAGCCGCCAGTCGACCGCGTCCGCGATCGGTACCGCGAGGATCGATGCGACCGCGGCACCGCCGGTGATGAACGCCGTGTAGACACCGGTCGCGCGGGACACGTGCGCGGAGTAGTCACGTTTGATGATCACGGGCACCAGTACGTTGCCGACCGCGATCGCGGCGCCGACCACGGCCGTACCGATCCAGAGCCCGGCCTGACCCGTGTACGGGCGGAGCGCGCTGCTCGCCGCGAGCACCAGCAGCGAGACGAACACCGCCCGCTCCATCCCGAACCGGCGGGAGGCGAGGTGCACCAGCGGTGAGGCGACCGCGAACGCGAGCAGCGGGAGGGTACCGAGCAGGCCCTGCGCGGCCTCACCGAGTTGCAGGTCCTGACCGATTCGCGGCAGCACCGGACCGACCGCGGTCAGCGCCGGCCGCAGGCTCAGCGCCACCACGAAAGCGGTCGCGGTGATCAGCGCCGACCGCTCTCGAGTCATTGGATCGGTCATGACCGCCACAACACACCTCTCTCCCCGGGAGTTCACAGCTTCTTTGCAGATGTCCTACATTTACACTGTACGCTCCTGGTGCGAGGAGGTCGTTGGTGGTGTCACTTGATGGACCGGTGCGGCAGGTGCCGCTCGTACTGCAGGTGTCCGAGCAGTTCCGGGCGCTGATCGAGTCGGGGGCGTGGCCGCGCGGGTCGCGGATCCCGGGCGAGAACCAGCTCGCGGCCGAGCTGGGGGTCAGTCGCGGTACGGTGCGGGAGGCGCTGCGGTCGCTCAGCCTGACCGGGCTGCTGGAGCCGCGCGTCGGCGACGGCACCTATGTACGCGCTACGAACGAGATCAGCGGCGTGCTGGTCCGGGACGAACTGTCCGCGTCGTTGACCGATGTCCTGGACGCGCGAGCCGGGATCGAGGCCGCGGCGGCACGGCTGGCCGCGCTGCGTCAGGACGAGGAGAGTTTGGCGGCGTTGGCGGCTGCGTTCGAGGCGCGAGGGCCGGCCGTCGACGGGGGTGACATGGACGAGTTCGTCGCTGTGGATGCCGCGTTCCACCGCCAGGTGGTGGTCGCCAGCGGGAACCCGCTGCTGCTGCGGTTGTTCGACGCGATCGCCGAGGTACTCACCGAGTCCATCCACCAGACCGCGACGATCCCCGAGGACCACCGAATCCCGGACGCGCACCGCGTCGTCGTCGAGGCGATCCGCTCCGGCGACCCCGAGGCGGCAAGCCGCGCGTCGTACGCCCTGATCGAAACCGTCAAACAAGCCCCGCGGGATCAGGCCAGTAATACCTGATCGCGGCGGTGTTCTGCTCGAGCACCCAGAGGAAGATGCCTTCGTCGTGGACGATCTGCGCGGTCAGACCGAGTAGCCGGCCACGGGGCGGGCTCAGAGGCCGGTCATGCCGTGGTGGCCCAGCCGGGCGCGGATCAGCGTGTCGAGGCGCTGCCAGGCCGGGGAGGATGCGTTCACGGTGGCTTGGAGGAGTTGGTGGATGGTGGGGTCGGCCGACGACATGCCGGGTGGTTCGGTGCCGTACCGCTTGATGCTGGCGGCAACGATCTGGTCGGCGAGGGCATCCAGTTCGGGGTCGGTCGGGTCGAGGTCGTGGGCTCGGTCGGAGGCCAGGTAGAGCATTCGGAGCGCGGGATCGGTCAGGGTTTGGGTCTGGTCACGGAAGAACGTGTCGGCGAGATCGGGCTGGGTCGCGTACAGGACGATCCAGAGTTCGCGTTCCATCGCGATCCAGCGGTCGCTGAAGCCGAGCGCGGGTAGTCCGTCGAGGTGGGCGTCGACTTCCGGCGGCAGGAAGCGGAGCTCGCCGCGGGCCAGCTCGCGGAGGCGGGTACGGGTGGCGCGGAGCTGTTTGATCCGGGCGGCCAGATCGGCGTCGATCTGGTCCAGTGCGGTGCTGAGGTTGCCGGGTGTCTTGTCCAGGTCGCGGATTCGGGCCAGGGGGACGCCCGCGTCGGCCAGGGTACGGATCCGGAGCAGGTCCACGACGGCTTGGGCCGGGTACCTGCGGTAGCCGGACGCGTCTCGTTCCGGCTCGGGCAGCAGGCCCTTCGCGTGGTAGACGCGGACGGTTTTGGTGGATACCCCGACGTACCGGGCGAGCTGTCCGATGGTGAGCACGGGACCATTGTTGACCTTGCCCTTAGGGCAAGGTCGCATGATCGGATCATGACCGACTGGGACACGTTGCGGGCGCTCGCCGACGAAGGCAACGAGAAGGCGCTGGACCGGCTCGCGGAGCTCGCCGACGAGCGCGACGACACCGCCGCGCTGAACGAACTGCTCGACGAGGGCTGCCAGCGGGCAGGCGAACACCTGACCCGCCGAGCAGCCGCCGCCAAAGACCTGCTCGAACTCCAACGCATCCGCGACGCCGGTTACGACGAAGCAGGCGAGATCCTCGACCAGCTACTCACCTGACCATTTGAGTGGTTAACCCGTGCGCACGCCCCTTCGCAAGCCGCATCCCGGCTGTGAACGGGCAAACCCGCGGGTTAACCACTCAAATGGCCGGGGGCTGGGGCTTGCTCGGGTGGTGGCTATTTGGCGGCTGCGGTGGTGGTGGGGCGGGTGGCTAGGACGCGGGCGAAGATGGCCAGGCCTGCGGCGAGTGCTGTGACGACTATGAAGGACGTGGTCAGGCTGCTGGCCTGGGCGATGCCGCCGATGATGGACGGGGCGACCAAGCCGGAGGCGTACGTGATGGTGGCGACGCCCGCGATCGCCTGACTGGCATTCGCGCCGGTGTGACCCGCGGCCGCGAACGCCAGCGGTACGACGACCGCGATGCCGATGCCGATCAGCCCGAAGCCGACCATCGCCACGATCGGGTGCGACGCGATCACCACGAGCAGACCGCCGAGCATCGCGATCACCCCGCTGCAGCGCACGGTGCGTACGGCGCCGAACCGGTCGACCACGGCGTCGCCGGTGAGCCGGGCGATCGCCATCGTCAGCGCGAAGCCCGTGGTCGCACCGGCCGCGACACCGGCCGAACTGTCCAGGATGTCCCGCAGGTACACGGCCGACCAGTCCAGGCTCGCCCCTTCCGCGAACACCGCGCAGAACCCGACCGCGCCGATCAGCAGCGCCGACTTCGGCGGCAGCGCGAACCGGGCCGGCGGCTCGGTGTCCTCTTCCGGGTGCAGGTTCAGCACGAAGTGGCAGAGCACCGCGCCGATCAGCGTCAGCACGACAGCGGCCACGGCATGGTGCAGTCGCGCGCTCACGTTCGCATGCGCGGCGAGCGTGCCGACCGCCGAGCCGAGCAGCGCGCCCGTACTCCACATGCCGTGCAGGCCGGACATGATCGACTTCTTCAGCCGGTGCTCGACCTCGATACCGAGCGCGTTCATCGCGACATCGGCCATCCCGGACGTGCCGCCGTACACGAACAGGGCCGCGCACAGGGTGAGCAGGCCGGGGGCGAGCGACGGCAGGATCAGGGCGAGGGTCCAGAGCGCGAGCAGGCCGCGGAGCGCGGCCCGGGTCCCGAACCGGTGGCTGACCCGGGCGGCCAGCGGCATCATCACCGCCGCGCCGAGCGCCGGGAACGCGAGCGCCAGCCCGAGCTGACCGGCCGACACCCCCGCATGCTCCTGGATCCAGGGCACCCGGGTCGCGAACGACCCGGTGACCGATCCGTGGACGCAGAAAACGGCGGCGACGGCGTACCGCGACCGCTTGACCAGGGCGGTGTCATTAGTCACAAGCAAACATACTATCTGTTTGAACGATCAGGCGGATGGTAGTTTTCTGCGCATGAGAAGTGCGGAACGGCACCAAATGATCGTAGATCGCCTACGTGCCGCCGACCGAGTCACCGTCCATGAACTGGTCGAGGTGACCGCCGCGTCGGACATGACGGTGCGCCGCGACCTGGATTTCCTGGCCGCGCAGGGCGTGCTGAAACGCGTCCACGGCGGCGCGGTGTCGGCGATGCCGTCCGGTCTGGAGCCGCCGTACTCGCTGCGCGTCCAGGCGGCGCTCGCGGCCAAGCAGGCGATCGCCCAGGCGGCGGCCGCGCACATCCGCGACGGCGAGACGATCGTGCTGGACAGCGGCACGACGGCGCTCGAGACCGCGAAGCTGCTGCACGACCGAGCGCTGACGGTGATGCCGCTCTCGCTGCACATCGCGCACGAACTGTCCGACGCGCCCCGAATCCGGCTGCTGGTGCCTGGCGGCGAAGCTCGTAAGGGTGAGCTGTCGCTGGTCGGTCCGCTGACCATCGCTTCGTTGCGGGCGCTGCGGTTCGACACCGCCGTACTCAGCCCGTGTGCGTTCAGCCTGGACGCCGGGCTGACCGCGTTCGACCTCGGCGACGCGGAGGTCAAGCAGGAGGCGATGAACGTCGCCGCCCGCACCATCGTGCTCGCCGACGGCGCCAAGTGGGACCGCGCCGCGCTCGCGTACGTCTGCCCGGCCGACCGCCCGGACCTGCTGATCACCGACAAGTCAGCTCCTGAAGATCAACGCACAATGCTCGCCCAGCGCGGCGTACTCGTAGAGGTGGCTCCTTGACTGCAACAGATGTCCGTGTGGCCCCGCCGAAAGCTGCTCGGGTCGCCACCTGGATGTACTTCGGGTTGAACGGGTTCGCGATCGGGATGTGGGTGGTGCACATCCCGAGCATCGAGCACACCACCGGGATCACGCACAGCACGCTCGGGCTGCTCCTGCTGGTGCTCGGCGCGGCCGCGTTCACCGGCATGCAGGTGGCGGGTCCGCTGGTCGACAAGATCGGGCAGCGGCGGCTCGTACCGGCGGCCGGGATCGTGCTCGGCATCTCGCTGGCCGGGCCCGGCCTGGCGACGAACTGGTGGACGCTCGGGCTCGCGCTGATCCTGGTCGGCTTCGGCAACGGCGCGATCGACGTCGGGATGAACGCGCAGGCCGTCGTGGTCGAGCGCGGTTATCCACGGCCGATCATGGCCGCGTTCCACGCCATGTGGTCGATCGGCGGCGCGATCGCGGCCGTCGTCGGCGCGGCGACGTTGCGGGCCGACGTACCCACCGAGCTGACGCTCGCGCTGGCCGGCGTGCTCTGCATCGTGCTGTCCCTGATCGCCAGCAGGTTCTTGCTGGAGGCAACCATCGAGGAAGAGGACAGCCCGGAGGGCGAGCGGACCAAGCCGCCGGCCAAGCTGGTCTGGGCGCTCGGCGGACTCGCCTTCGGGCTGATGCTGTCCGAGGGGGTTGCCAACGACTGGGCCGCGCTGCACTTCCGCGACATCCTCGGCACCACGGTCAGTACGGCGGCGTTCGCGTACGGCGCGTTCGCGGTCGCGATGACCGTCGGGCGGTTCCTCACCGACCGGGTCGCCGCCGCGGTCGGTCCGGCGGCGATCGTGCGCTGGGGCGCGGCGATGGCGGCGGTCGGGCTGACCGTGGTGATCGTGGTGCCGTGGGTTCCGGTCGCGCTGGTCGGCTGGGCGGTGTTCGGCCTCGGCCTGGCCGGCGGCGTACCGCAGCTGTTCACCGCCGCCGGCAACCTCGACCCGCGATCGTCCGGCGCGCTGATGGCCCGCGTCGTCGGCCTCGGGTACGTCGGGTTGCTGGCCGGCCCCGCGCTGATCGGTGGCCTGGCGCACTGGATGCCGTTGAACATCGCGTTCATCCTGCCGGTCGTCCTGTGCGTACTGACCTTCTTCGGCGGCCCGATCCTGAAGTCGAAGGACCCGGTCGCCAGGTCGGAGGAGCCGGCGGTCAGGTCAGCGAAATAGGGCCTGGTCGTCAGGTCAGCGAAGTAAGGGCCTGGTCGAGGTCGGTCCAGAGGTCCTCTGGGTGCTCGATGCCGACCGAGAGACGGATCAGGTCTTCAGGGATGGTCGGCACCTCGATCGCCCAGCGGCGGCGGCGTTCGAGCAGTGACTCGACGCCGCCGAGGCTGGTCGCGTGCACCCAGAGCTTCGTCCGCTCGCACACCTGCTGGGCTCCTTCGGCGTCGCCGCCGAGCTCGATCGAGAGGATCGCGCCGAAGCCGGACATCTGCGCGGCGGCCCGCGCGTGGCCGGGGTCGTCGGGCAGGCCGGGGTAGCGGACGCGGCTGATCCGCGGGTGCCGGCGGAGGCGCTCGGCCAGGTACGCGGCGTTCGACTGGGCCCGGTCCAGACGGAGCGCGAGCGTACGCAGGCCGCGGAGGGCGAGCCAGGCGTCCATCGAACCGGGGATCGCGCCTAGGCTGCGGCGGCGGAGCTCGATCGCCGACCAGAGGTTGTCGTCGGCGGTGATGACCGCGCCGAGGATGACGTCGGAGTGGCCGGCGATGAACTTGGTGGCCGAGTGCATGACGACGTCCGCGCCGAGTGCGAGCGGTTGCTGGAGCAGCGGGGTGGCGAAGGTGTTGTCGACGACGACGGTCGCGCCGGCGGCGTGCCCGGCCGCGGCGAGTGCGGGGATGTCGGCTACTTCCATCGCGGGGTTGGTCGGTGACTCGATCCAGAGCAGGGCGGCGCCGTCGAGGGTTTGGACTACTGATTCGGTGTTCGCGATGTCTACTCGGTCGACGGTGAGCCGGCTGGTTTCGGCTTGCTGGTCGAGGAGCGCGAGGACGCCGGAGTACGCGTGTTGTGGTGCGACGACGCGGCCACCGACCGGGACGAGGTCGATGACGGCGGCTGCGGCTGCCATGCCGGAGGCGAACGTCAGGGCGCGACCGCCTTCGAGCTGGCCGAGCGTGTCCTCGAGTGCGGTCCAGGCGTCGTTGCCGAAGCGTCCGTAGCCACGGTCACCACCGGCTACGTACGTCGAGCTGAACACCGGTGATCCGCCGACGGGAGCGTTCGGTACGCGCTCCGGCCGGCCGGCGTGGACGACGACGGTGGACGGGTCGAGGTCAGGAGTCATAGCCGGATTGTCGCCGCTCGGCCGGCACCGGGAATCGGCGGGTGGGGTCGGGCAGCGGGCGGCGACGGAGCTGAGTTCAGCGGGTGGTGGGAAGTGGGCGGCAGCCGTGCCGGGGTCAGTGGGTGGTGGGGGAGCTGGGGAGGGGGAGGGCGCGGGTGGTGAGGAGGTGCATGGCTTGGCGGGCCAGGGTCTGGGCCTCGACGGTGCCGGGGTGGTCGACCCAGACGCGGACGACGCTCTCGATCACGTTCATGGTGATACCTGCGGACAGCGCGGCGATGAACTCTGCCCGTTGCGGATCATCGGCCCGCAACCGCCGTACCAGCGCGTCGGCGAGGTCGTCGCGGAAGCGCCAGATCAGATCGTTCAGATGCGCGCTGACCGAACCGTTCTGCTCGGCCAGGTCGAACACCGCGCGGACCCGGTCCGGGTTGCTCTCGAGCTGCTGAAGAACCTGCTCGATCACCGCCCGCAGACCGTCCGGCAGGTCCAGCTCCGGCTGGCCGCGGAACCACGTCACCGCGTCGGCGAGGCAGTCCTCGACGAACTCGAGGACCAGGGTCTCCTTGGTCGGGAAGTACCGGTACAGCGTGCTCGGGCCGACCTCCGCCGCCGCCGCGATCTGCTCGACCGTGGTCCGGCCGAAGCCGTGGTCGCTGAACAGCTCGAACGCCTTGTCCGCGATCAGCCGGCGGGTCCGCTCCCGTTTCAGCTCGCGCAGTCCCATCAGTACCTCCATCAACACCGCCCCGCCGGCATCTCCGCGGGCAGCGTAACGCCTTCGCCACGCCGAAGCCGGTTCCAAATCGGAAGGATGAGCCATATGGTAGTCACTGCCAAATTCTCCCACGGTCCTGTCCAGGAGGTACGCGATGACCGAGAGCTTCCCCGTCGGCCGCCCGTCCGGCTGCCCGTTCGATCCGGCCCGGGAGTACGCCGCGTACCGCCAGACCGACGGGCTGACGAAGGTGTCGACCCCGGCCGGCGTGGACGCGTACGTAGCGAGCCGGTACGACGAGGTGCGCACGCTGCTCCGGGACAACCGGCTGAGCTCCCGGTTCGCGCCGTCGGACCACGTCGTACCGAACGCGGACCTCAGCCAGGAGGCGGAGCCGGGATCGCTTCTGCAGGCGGACGGCGCGGAGCACAAGCGGCTCCGGCGGCTGCTGGCGACCGAGTTCGCGGTGAAGCGGATGGAGGCGCTGCGGCCGCGGGTCGCGGCGATGATCGACGAACGGCTGGACGCGATGCTGGCCGCCGGTAGCCCGGTCGATCTGGTGCAGGAGTTCGCGTTGCCGATTCCGTCGCTGGTGATCTGCGAGCTGCTCGGCGTGCCGTACGCGGACCGGGACGAGTTCCAGGCGCGGGGCGCTCAACTTGTCCGCGTCGATGGCTGGACCGAGGAGTCACAGCGGGCGAGCGACGAGCTGAACGAGTACATCGTCGGGCTGGTGCTGGCGAAGCAGGCTCGGCCTGAGGACGACATCCTGTCGCGGCTGATCACCCGCGGCCAGGAGCTGGGTACGCCTTTGACGGTGGAGGAGCTGGTCTCGGTCGGCGTCACGCTGTTGATCGCCGGCCATGAGACGACCGCGAACATGATCGCGCTCAGCACGCTCGCTCTCCTGCGGCACCCGGAGCAGCTCGCGGACCTGCGCTCCGATCCGTCGAAGGTTCCGGCCGCGGTGGAGGAGCTGCTGCGGTACCTGTCGGTGGTGCACTACGGCCTGTTCCGGTACGCGACCGACAAGGTGCCGGTCGGATTGTCGACGATCGACGCCGGGGAGTACCTGATCGCCGCGTTGTCCTCGGCGAACCGGGACGAGAGCGTGTTCCCCGATCCGGACCGGCTGGACCTGGAGCGGGACGCGACCGCGCATGTCGCCTTCGGGTTCGGTCCGCATCAGTGCGTCGGGCAGCAGCTCGCGCGACTGGAACTGCAGGAAGTGCTGACCCGGCTGTACGCGCGGATGCCGACGCTGCGGCTGGCCGTACCGTTCGAGCAGATCGACTACCGGGTGAACACACTCGTGTACGGGGTGAAAGTGCTGCCGGTCACCTGGGACGCCCCGATCTGAAGACTTCTTAACCGAACCCCGATCGGATCCCGATCTCCGGACCGCTACAGTCGAGCCGGTGAGTGAGTTCTCCGAAGTTCAGCGCAAACCCCGCGTCGCCGTCGTGTTCGGTGGCCGGTCGAGCGAGCACGCCATCTCCTGTGTGACCGCGGCGAACGTGCTGCAGGTGATCGACCGCGACAAGTACGACGTGGTTCCGGTCGGCATCAGCACCAGCGGCCACTGGGTACTGGAAAGCGGCGACCCGGAGCGGCTGTCGATCACCGACGGCAAGCTCCCGGAGGTCGACGTGACCGCGCTGCCGGTGCTCTTCGGCGCGAACCGTGAGCTCGTGATCAGCGAACCCGAGCAGGTGCCGAGCACGCTCGGCCAGGTCGACGTGGTGTTCCCGCTGCTGCACGGCCCGTGGGGCGAGGACGGCACCATCCAGGGCCTGCTCGAGATGTCGGACATCCGGTACGTCGGTTCCGGGGTGCTCGCCAGCGCGGTCGGGATGGACAAGCACCACATGAAGGTCGTCTTCCAGGGCGCCGGGCTGGACGTCACGCCGTACGTGCTGATCCGCGACCGGGACTGGATTCGCGACCCGGAGGCGTGCCGGACGGCCGTCGACGCGCTCGGGTACCCGGTGTTCGTGAAGCCGTGCCGCGGCGGGTCGAGCCTCGGGATCAGCAAGGTGAACAGCCTGGCCGAGCTCGACGACGCGATCGTGGAGGCGCGCGCGCACGACCCGAAGGTGATCGTCGAGGCGGCGGCGAAGGACCCGCGCGAGATCGAGGTCGGGGTCCTCGGTGGGCTGGACGGCGGGTTGCCGGAGGTCAGCGTGTGCGGCGAGATCGCGATCTCCGGTGGTGGGCATGACTTCTACGACTTCGAGACCAAGTACCTGCCGGAGGGCGAGGAGTACACCGCGCTGTCGGTGCCGGCCGAGCTGCCTGAGGAGCTCGCGGCGGAGGTACGGGCGAAGGCGCTGGTCGCGTTCGACGCGATCGACGGCGAAGGGCTGGCGCGGGTCGACTTCTTCGTCGATGCCGACGGCAAGGTGATCATCAACGAGATCAACACGATGCCGGGGTTCACGCCGACCAGTATGTTCCCGCGGCTGTGGGCCGCGTCGGGGAAGGACTACCCGGCGTTGGTGGAGCATCTGCTGACGCTGGCGATGACCCGCAAGACCGGACTCCGCTGACGAGCTGAGATGACGCCGGCAACCACCCGATCCGGGCCACCCGCATGACGCTGGCGAACACGCGGTACGGCCCGGTTCGAGGAACAACCGTCGACCCAGACGACAGAACCGAACCGAACAGCTCGCCCGGCGGATCGGTTGGGGCTGAGGTGCTGGTGTTCAAGGGGGTGCCGTATGCGGCGGCGCCGGTGGGGGTGGATCGGTTTGAGCCGCCGCGGGCGCCGGAGCCGTGGACGCGGCCTTTGGATGCGACCGACTACGGGCCGACCGCGCCGCAGAGCCGCGCCGAGGGTGACCTGGCCGACTTCGCGCCGCGGATGGTCATCCCGGGCGACGACTACCTGAACCTCAACATCTGGACCCCGGGCCTGACCGGCAACGCGCCGGTGATGGTCTTCATCCACGGCGGCTCCTTCACCAGCGGCTCCGGCGCACTGTCCGTGTACGACGGCACGCACTTCGCACGGGACGGCGTCGTCCTGGTCACCATCAACTACCGGCTCGGCGCGGACGGGTTCCTGTGGTTCGGCGACGGCACCCCGAACCTCGGCCTGCTCGATCAAATCGCCGCCCTCACCTGGGTCCGCGACAACATCGCCGGCTTCGGCGGCAACCCGGACAACGTGACCGTCTTCGGCGAATCCGCCGGCGCGATGAGCGTGTGCACCCTGCTCGCCATGCCCGCCGCCGAAGGACTCTTCCACCGCGCGATCGCCCAGTCCGGCGCCGCCGGCAACACGATCAGCCCGGAGACGGCTCGGATCGTCGCCAACCGCCTCGCCGACGTACTCGGAACCGCACCCACCCGCGAGGCAATCGCCGCGGTACCGATGGATCGCCTGATCGCCGCCCAGGAACAACTCAGCCAGCAAGCCGCCGCGAAACCCCGCGCCAAAGTCTGGGGCGATGTCGCTCGTACGTTGCTGCCGTTCAGCCCGGTCGTCGACGGTGACGTACTACCCGCGCCACCACTCGACCGCATCCGCGCCGGCGCCGGCGCGAACATCGAC
The genomic region above belongs to Kribbella solani and contains:
- a CDS encoding TetR/AcrR family transcriptional regulator codes for the protein MGLRELKRERTRRLIADKAFELFSDHGFGRTTVEQIAAAAEVGPSTLYRYFPTKETLVLEFVEDCLADAVTWFRGQPELDLPDGLRAVIEQVLQQLESNPDRVRAVFDLAEQNGSVSAHLNDLIWRFRDDLADALVRRLRADDPQRAEFIAALSAGITMNVIESVVRVWVDHPGTVEAQTLARQAMHLLTTRALPLPSSPTTH
- a CDS encoding cytochrome P450, whose product is MTESFPVGRPSGCPFDPAREYAAYRQTDGLTKVSTPAGVDAYVASRYDEVRTLLRDNRLSSRFAPSDHVVPNADLSQEAEPGSLLQADGAEHKRLRRLLATEFAVKRMEALRPRVAAMIDERLDAMLAAGSPVDLVQEFALPIPSLVICELLGVPYADRDEFQARGAQLVRVDGWTEESQRASDELNEYIVGLVLAKQARPEDDILSRLITRGQELGTPLTVEELVSVGVTLLIAGHETTANMIALSTLALLRHPEQLADLRSDPSKVPAAVEELLRYLSVVHYGLFRYATDKVPVGLSTIDAGEYLIAALSSANRDESVFPDPDRLDLERDATAHVAFGFGPHQCVGQQLARLELQEVLTRLYARMPTLRLAVPFEQIDYRVNTLVYGVKVLPVTWDAPI
- a CDS encoding carboxylesterase/lipase family protein, with translation MTLANTRYGPVRGTTVDPDDRTEPNSSPGGSVGAEVLVFKGVPYAAAPVGVDRFEPPRAPEPWTRPLDATDYGPTAPQSRAEGDLADFAPRMVIPGDDYLNLNIWTPGLTGNAPVMVFIHGGSFTSGSGALSVYDGTHFARDGVVLVTINYRLGADGFLWFGDGTPNLGLLDQIAALTWVRDNIAGFGGNPDNVTVFGESAGAMSVCTLLAMPAAEGLFHRAIAQSGAAGNTISPETARIVANRLADVLGTAPTREAIAAVPMDRLIAAQEQLSQQAAAKPRAKVWGDVARTLLPFSPVVDGDVLPAPPLDRIRAGAGANIDLLVGSNSEEARLFLVPTGVGARINLPLLYLGAALRFGLPARGVRKYRANRPDATPGDVLAAIMTDSYYRIPALRLAEAHPGTYVYEFAWRSPACKGRLGASHVVELPFVFDNLDDPATATMLGLAPPQHLADLVHKAWIDFATTGDPGWPAYTSTNRISRHFASASGTTTDDRPTERRLWANR
- a CDS encoding FCD domain-containing protein, giving the protein MVSLDGPVRQVPLVLQVSEQFRALIESGAWPRGSRIPGENQLAAELGVSRGTVREALRSLSLTGLLEPRVGDGTYVRATNEISGVLVRDELSASLTDVLDARAGIEAAAARLAALRQDEESLAALAAAFEARGPAVDGGDMDEFVAVDAAFHRQVVVASGNPLLLRLFDAIAEVLTESIHQTATIPEDHRIPDAHRVVVEAIRSGDPEAASRASYALIETVKQAPRDQASNT
- a CDS encoding MFS transporter, with amino-acid sequence MTATDVRVAPPKAARVATWMYFGLNGFAIGMWVVHIPSIEHTTGITHSTLGLLLLVLGAAAFTGMQVAGPLVDKIGQRRLVPAAGIVLGISLAGPGLATNWWTLGLALILVGFGNGAIDVGMNAQAVVVERGYPRPIMAAFHAMWSIGGAIAAVVGAATLRADVPTELTLALAGVLCIVLSLIASRFLLEATIEEEDSPEGERTKPPAKLVWALGGLAFGLMLSEGVANDWAALHFRDILGTTVSTAAFAYGAFAVAMTVGRFLTDRVAAAVGPAAIVRWGAAMAAVGLTVVIVVPWVPVALVGWAVFGLGLAGGVPQLFTAAGNLDPRSSGALMARVVGLGYVGLLAGPALIGGLAHWMPLNIAFILPVVLCVLTFFGGPILKSKDPVARSEEPAVRSAK
- a CDS encoding trans-sulfuration enzyme family protein; translated protein: MTPDLDPSTVVVHAGRPERVPNAPVGGSPVFSSTYVAGGDRGYGRFGNDAWTALEDTLGQLEGGRALTFASGMAAAAAVIDLVPVGGRVVAPQHAYSGVLALLDQQAETSRLTVDRVDIANTESVVQTLDGAALLWIESPTNPAMEVADIPALAAAGHAAGATVVVDNTFATPLLQQPLALGADVVMHSATKFIAGHSDVILGAVITADDNLWSAIELRRRSLGAIPGSMDAWLALRGLRTLALRLDRAQSNAAYLAERLRRHPRISRVRYPGLPDDPGHARAAAQMSGFGAILSIELGGDAEGAQQVCERTKLWVHATSLGGVESLLERRRRWAIEVPTIPEDLIRLSVGIEHPEDLWTDLDQALTSLT
- a CDS encoding D-alanine--D-alanine ligase family protein yields the protein MSEFSEVQRKPRVAVVFGGRSSEHAISCVTAANVLQVIDRDKYDVVPVGISTSGHWVLESGDPERLSITDGKLPEVDVTALPVLFGANRELVISEPEQVPSTLGQVDVVFPLLHGPWGEDGTIQGLLEMSDIRYVGSGVLASAVGMDKHHMKVVFQGAGLDVTPYVLIRDRDWIRDPEACRTAVDALGYPVFVKPCRGGSSLGISKVNSLAELDDAIVEARAHDPKVIVEAAAKDPREIEVGVLGGLDGGLPEVSVCGEIAISGGGHDFYDFETKYLPEGEEYTALSVPAELPEELAAEVRAKALVAFDAIDGEGLARVDFFVDADGKVIINEINTMPGFTPTSMFPRLWAASGKDYPALVEHLLTLAMTRKTGLR
- a CDS encoding DeoR/GlpR family DNA-binding transcription regulator — its product is MIVDRLRAADRVTVHELVEVTAASDMTVRRDLDFLAAQGVLKRVHGGAVSAMPSGLEPPYSLRVQAALAAKQAIAQAAAAHIRDGETIVLDSGTTALETAKLLHDRALTVMPLSLHIAHELSDAPRIRLLVPGGEARKGELSLVGPLTIASLRALRFDTAVLSPCAFSLDAGLTAFDLGDAEVKQEAMNVAARTIVLADGAKWDRAALAYVCPADRPDLLITDKSAPEDQRTMLAQRGVLVEVAP
- a CDS encoding MerR family transcriptional regulator, which codes for MRPCPKGKVNNGPVLTIGQLARYVGVSTKTVRVYHAKGLLPEPERDASGYRRYPAQAVVDLLRIRTLADAGVPLARIRDLDKTPGNLSTALDQIDADLAARIKQLRATRTRLRELARGELRFLPPEVDAHLDGLPALGFSDRWIAMERELWIVLYATQPDLADTFFRDQTQTLTDPALRMLYLASDRAHDLDPTDPELDALADQIVAASIKRYGTEPPGMSSADPTIHQLLQATVNASSPAWQRLDTLIRARLGHHGMTGL
- a CDS encoding MFS transporter, translating into MTNDTALVKRSRYAVAAVFCVHGSVTGSFATRVPWIQEHAGVSAGQLGLALAFPALGAAVMMPLAARVSHRFGTRAALRGLLALWTLALILPSLAPGLLTLCAALFVYGGTSGMADVAMNALGIEVEHRLKKSIMSGLHGMWSTGALLGSAVGTLAAHANVSARLHHAVAAVVLTLIGAVLCHFVLNLHPEEDTEPPARFALPPKSALLIGAVGFCAVFAEGASLDWSAVYLRDILDSSAGVAAGATTGFALTMAIARLTGDAVVDRFGAVRTVRCSGVIAMLGGLLVVIASHPIVAMVGFGLIGIGIAVVVPLAFAAAGHTGANASQAIAGVATITYASGLVAPSIIGGIAQASSLTTSFIVVTALAAGLAIFARVLATRPTTTAAAK